One stretch of Cryptosporidium parvum Iowa II chromosome 3, whole genome shotgun sequence DNA includes these proteins:
- a CDS encoding hypothetical protein (transcripts identified by EST), protein MEQNSIVPYHNGRNYPEYGQLTNYYPNNTNNNGNDSKSAPYEIPGCPVFSVFIATVVGILWLFFALTLPAYHYARVVFPIDNYIDLNFGLWTVHVSSNCDSFVSFDANKKMCRFIVSRMDNLSISDATNFICSLEAGTLQLLNLGCNKFHLLRIGSSVIMTMFILSIILLFFAAIFLLTFWFCYRTRRVRQSIFMLHFISALTCVLGIVGYLLVGGLTIQPFRDSSMFGIGSSMFARLFFVDISRTFDLSTGFAFAAFGMIWIVLLPLWSVCALPSDICVDAIEVIEDTTYEEEELKKLLGYSGLFGQNYGNEQSAANNSYYYQNNQNQNYYNHQYPQYYQGQQNHNPYGQQYPYYNQQYRGY, encoded by the coding sequence ATGGAGCAAAATTCAATTGTTCCATACCACAATGGAAGGAACTATCCTGAATATGGCCAGTtaacaaattattatcctaataatacaaataataatgggaATGATTCAAAGTCTGCTCCATATGAGATTCCGGGATGTCCAGTTTTCAGTGTTTTCATAGCGACAGTTGTTGGTATTTTATGGCTCTTCTTTGCATTAACATTACCAGCATACCATTATGCAAGAGTAGTTTTTCCAATAGATAATTATATTGACTTAAATTTCGGATTATGGACAGTACATGTTTCTTCAAACTGCGATTCATTCGTTAGTTTTGACGCAAATAAGAAGATGTGTAGATTTATAGTTTCAAGAATGGATAATTTAAGTATTTCAGATGCTACAAACTTTATTTGTAGTCTTGAAGCTGGTACATTACAACTTTTAAATCTTGGTTGTAATAAATTCCACTTGTTAAGAATTGGTTCATCAGTTATCATGACAATGTTTATTTTATCAATCATATTACTATTCTTTGCAGcaatctttttattaacaTTTTGGTTCTGTTATCGTACAAGACGTGTGAGACAAAGTATATTTATGCTTCATTTCATTTCAGCATTAACATGCGTTCTTGGTATTGTTGGATATCTTCTTGTTGGTGGTCTTACTATACAGCCATTTAGAGATTCTTCAATGTTTGGAATAGGTAGTAGTATGTTTGCAAGACTATTCTTTGTTGATATTTCAAGAACATTTGATTTGTCAACAGGTTTTGCTTTTGCTGCTTTTGGAATGATTTGGATTGTTTTATTACCTTTATGGTCAGTTTGTGCATTACCATCAGATATTTGTGTGGATGCTATTGAAGTTATTGAGGATACAACATACGAGGAGGAAGAGTTAAAGAAGCTTTTGGGTTATTCAGGACTTTTTGGACAAAACTATGGTAATGAACAGTCTGCTGCTAATAActcttattattatcagaataatcaaaaccagaattattataatcatCAATATCCTCAATATTATCAGGGCCAACAGAATCATAATCCATATGGGCAACAATATCCTTATTACAATCAACAATATAGAGGTTATTAG
- a CDS encoding acyl-CoA synthetase, which produces MEEKIDRKDFFSVELENGQVEPESSPIYRNPSYSKGELSNLQGLNANNLWELFVNSVNKYKNKKCLGTRKLNRDGTYGEYVFKSYEELKEEALNIGINILKMDLCPIRKYEDNEYQKEISMMGILSRNREEWYLTEHACNAFGICLAPLYDTLGEDNLKFILVQTQLKSLCISNDSLEKIISIIERSIIDSTRDSILIKNLICFDHPTTEINQRAKNLDINLILFKNLQEKVSKKDKEIYKPKKIKPDDMCSIHFTSGTTGYPKGAILTHRCFLACVKSSYEHLFSEKEIQLDNEDAHLSYLPMAHIFERLIVMNAYYLGIPIGIFSGSVTRLMSDSQELKPTILVCVPQVLTRIIQTVNDKISQSNFLVRTVFHKALKQKESIIKTKGDPTHWLWDRIIFSNTRQILGGKLKAIISGAAPLGLEVNHKIQAIFCCKLIEGFGMSECIGTLGTRYSYAHLGTVGGPFSDVEVKLTSVLEMGYDSTKEPRRGLLKIRGNSVCKGYFRDIINSKELIDSNGWLDTGDIAERQQDGSFKIIDRKKSLFKLSQGEYISPERIEGIYLSSSSLIQHVYVYGQSTDRFLVALIFPNEQALRKWSEDKGMNTLSLSLEELCESHELFDELNDSFHKAELSSNLFGFERIHKFKVIPEVLSTSNGLLTPTMKIVRNKVNSKYKEVLNTLRSQI; this is translated from the coding sequence atgGAAGAGAAAATCGACAGGAAAGATTTTTTCTCAGTAGAGCTTGAAAATGGACAAGTAGAACCTGAATCATCTCCAATATATAGAAATCCTAGTTATTCTAAAGGtgaattatcaaatttacaAGGTTTAAATGCAAACAATTTATGGGAACTATTTGTAAATTCtgtaaataaatataagaataaaaaatgtCTTGGAACAAGAAAACTAAATAGAGATGGAACTTATGGAGAATATGTATTTAAAAGCTATGAAGAATTGAAAGAAGAGGCTTTAAATATtggtattaatattttaaagatgGATTTATGCCCaataagaaaatatgaagataatgaatatcaaaaagaaattagtaTGATGGGTATATTGAGTAGAAATAGAGAAGAATGGTATTTAACAGAACATGCATGTAATGCATTTGGAATTTGTTTAGCTCCTTTATATGATACTTTGGGAGaagataatttaaaatttatacTGGTGCAAACACAATTAAAAAGTCTATGTATTTCAAATGATAGTTTAGAAAAGATTATAtcaattattgaaagaTCTATAATTGATTCAACCAGagattcaatattaataaaaaatttgatatgCTTTGATCATCCAACAACAGAAATTAATCAGAGAGCTAAGAATTtagatattaatttgattttattcaagaatttaCAAGAAAAAGTCAGTAAGaaagataaagaaatataCAAAcccaaaaaaattaaaccAGATGATATGTGTTCAATACATTTTACATCGGGAACTACTGGATATCCAAAAGGAGCAATATTAACACATCGTTGTTTTTTAGCATGCGTAAAAAGTTCATATGAACATTTATTTTCAGAGAAAGAAATACAATTAGATAATGAAGATGCACATTTATCTTATCTTCCAATGGCACatatatttgaaagattAATTGTAATGAATGCTTATTATTTGGGAATACCAATTGGTATATTTAGTGGTAGTGTAACAAGATTAATGAGTGATTCACAAGAATTAAAACCAACAATATTAGTTTGTGTACCACAAGTCTTAACAAGAATTATTCAAACAgttaatgataaaattaGTCAATCAAACTTTTTAGTAAGAACAGTATTTCATAAAGCATTGaaacaaaaagaaagtattattaaaacaaaaggAGATCCAACACATTGGTTATGGgatagaattatttttagtaATACAAGACAGATATTAGGTGGAAAATTGAAAGCTATAATAAGTGGAGCAGCACCATTAGGTTTAGAAGTAAATCATAAAATACAAGCAATTTTTTGTtgtaaattaattgaagGATTTGGTATGTCAGAATGTATTGGTACTTTAGGTACAAGATATTCATATGCACATTTAGGTACTGTTGGTGGTCCATTTAGTGATGTAGAAGTCAAATTAACATCAGTATTAGAAATGGGGTATGATTCAACAAAAGAACCAAGAAGAGgattattaaagataagAGGTAACAGTGTATGTAAAGGTTACTTTAGGGATATAATCAATAGTAAAGAATTGATTGATAGTAATGGTTGGTTAGATACTGGTGATATAGCAGAAAGACAACAAGATGGCTCATTTAAGATTATTGATAGAaagaaatcattatttaaattgtCTCAAGGTGAATATATTTCACCAGAAAGAATTGAGggaatatatttatcatcatcatcattaattCAACATGTATATGTATATGGTCAATCAACTGATAGATTTTTAGTAGCTTTAATATTCCCAAATGAGCAAGCATTAAGAAAATGGTCGGAAGATAAAGGAATGAATACtttatcattatctttGGAAGAATTATGTGAATCTcatgaattatttgatgaattgAATGATTCTTTTCATAAAGCTGAATTAagttcaaatttatttggttTTGAGAGAATACataaatttaaagtaaTTCCTGAGGTTTTAAGTACTTCAAATGGATTATTAACACCAACTATGAAGATTGTGAGAAATAAAGTCAATTCAAAGTATAAGGAAGTTTTGAATACTTTAAGATCACAAATTTga
- a CDS encoding hypothetical protein (with signal peptide, similar to glutathione S-transferase; transcripts identified by EST), whose amino-acid sequence MKNIIRYLFVFIAIFALNSYSTLAENNEEILKELDFCKYPEMYPGIHLHFGYWDGFRGRGNLIRLVFELSQLPYIGHAFGGYNPEGAFDFTNWFGKHKSLISQIDPSSTPNLPFLVDCSNTSKTKFMTETLDLMIYLARKFNPKLLGEGLAIPENQIMSASITANNLFSGWVQHLMGKEGSIEAVLNSPDFFTDGDITGGPIITIFQVEEFVKSQVQQYDGPLTFGSDATIPDIFIYEFANLINTLFPGIINEYPSIRGLVDAFNEIPLVTRFIHSERSVIYPPLTSELLPFQYSMAFNPRRSFSSEIPRLGQYLVFYGHSESTSAASICLSHKVFSTSSSNVDSEEFNEMYGLLQFPQIVDIATRVIGRNALVRTWYRVFRKLGSTKNRMKKSCVAILTSGKYHQVSISTEQAQEICSSFINCYTSRSTAWNATKTLIDASKRFNFFGGSTSVFNSERYFKKYITAPLLFAKAIRFYYTSKVMLKSGSFSKKSIVEILNETQKQGAVSTFGFTVNKELAIQICTDYCANKLPRKSLYSFKSSYSMQALCETSFMSYYPNESSELAVEKASTLVSLLDQISN is encoded by the coding sequence atgaagaatattattagatatTTATTCGTTTTCATAGCAATATTTGCTTTAAACTCCTATTCCACACTTGCAGAAAAcaatgaagaaattttaaaagaGCTAGACTTTTGTAAATACCCTGAAATGTATCCAGGAATTCACCTCCACTTCGGATATTGGGATGGGTTTAGAGGAAGAGGTAATTTAATCCGTCTTGTATTTGAACTTTCTCAACTCCCTTATATTGGGCATGCATTTGGTGGTTACAACCCCGAAGGTGCATTCGACTTTACAAATTGGTTTGGTAAACacaaatctttaatttcacAAATAGACCCAAGCTCAACTCCAAATTTACCATTCCTAGTAGATTGTAGTAATACCAGTAAGACAAAGTTTATGACAGAAACATTAGATCTTATGATTTATTTGGCTAGAAAGTTCAATCCAAAACTTCTTGGTGAAGGATTAGCAATTCCAGAAAACCAAATAATGAGTGCCAGTATCACAGCAAATAATCTCTTTTCTGGATGGGTACAACATTTAATGGGAAAAGAGGGTTCTATTGAAGCTGTCTTAAATTCACCAGATTTCTTCACTGATGGTGATATTACTGGTGGGCCAATTATTACAATCTTCCAAGTTGAAGAGTTTGTTAAAAGTCAAGTACAACAATATGATGGCCCATTAACTTTTGGAAGTGATGCTACAATCCCTGATATATTTATCTATGAATTTgcaaatttgattaatacTTTGTTCCCTGGTATTATCAATGAATATCCTTCAATAAGAGGTTTAGTCGATGCTTTCAATGAAATCCCTCTTGTAACAAGATTTATTCACTCCGAGAGATCTGTAATCTATCCACCTTTAACTTCTGAGCTCTTACCTTTCCAATATTCTATGGCATTCAATCCTAGAAGAAGTTTCTCATCAGAAATCCCAAGACTTGGACAATATTTGGTATTTTATGGGCATTCAGAATCCACATCTGCTGCATCAATCTGTCTTTCCCATAAAGTATTCTCAACATCATCATCTAATGTTGATTCagaagaatttaatgaaatgtATGGACTCCTTCAATTCCCACAAATTGTTGATATTGCAACTAGAGTGATTGGTAGAAATGCACTCGTTAGAACTTGGTATAGAGTCTTTAGAAAGCTTGGATCTACAAAAAATAGAATGAAGAAGAGTTGTGTTGCGATTCTGACATCTGGAAAGTATCATCAAGTCTCAATTTCAACCGAACAAGCCCAAGAAATCTGTTCCTCCTTTATTAACTGCTATACAAGCAGATCCACTGCATGGAATGCAACAAAAACTCTTATCGATGCTTCAAAGAGATTTAACTTCTTTGGTGGTTCAACTTCAGTATTTAATTCTGAGAGGTACTTTAAGAAATACATCACTGCTCCTTTGCTATTTGCAAAAGCTATCCGATTCTATTACACATCCAAAGTCATGCTTAAGAGTGGATCTTTCTCAAAGAAATCTATTGTTGAAATCTTGAATGAGACCCAGAAACAAGGTGCAGTCTCAACTTTCGGTTTCACTGTTAATAAAGAGCTTGCAATACAAATATGTACTGATTACTGTGCAAATAAGTTACCTCGTAAGAGTCTTTATTCATTCAAAAGTTCATACTCTATGCAAGCCTTATGTGAAACATCCTTTATGTCCTATTATCCAAATGAATCTTCAGAACTTGCTGTCGAAAAGGCTTCAACTTTAGTTTCTCTTCTCGatcaaatttcaaattaa
- a CDS encoding cathepsin like thiol protease possibly membrane associated → CKKEFGIKVSKVNKKKKRKLIILNLILYSPFRIPESFDLRSNEANRKNGGSCITFPDNQGKCANCYNFSALSAIEGATCRQLGKRIPPLSQQHSLDCWLQSKGSVKACSGGQTFEVFNYAIKSKVCTRDSYPSTTHKTGKLGECKSNCNECVGIKNFKWSYTGSSILYEDPWDVITDAIYNYGPVTVSVCSLMPGFNLYSGGYYEPPTCGSIWCGTRQVDHAVTLIGYGVSESGKRYYIMKNSWGLSWGNKGFMNISADMCSTFFNPGWVTSVSMDGISDYCLNREPDKNEIAHDFVI, encoded by the exons TGTAAAAAGGAATTTGGCATCAAAGTAAGtaaagttaataaaaaaaaaaagagaaaactaataattttgaactTAATTCTCTATTCTCCTTTTAGGATTCCAGAAAGTTTTGATTTAAGAAGTAATGAAGCAAATAGGAAGAATGGAGGAAGTTGTATTACTTTCCCAGATAACCAAGGAAAATGTGCAAATTGTTATAATTTCTCAGCATTATCTGCAATAGAAGGAGCAACATGTAGACAACTAGGAAAACGGATTCCTCCACTTTCTCAACAACATTCTTTAGATTGTTGGCTTCAAAGTAAAGGGTCAGTAAAAGCTTGTAGTGGTGGACAGACTTTTGAGGTATTCAACTATGCAATTAAATCCAAAGTATGTACAAGAGATTCTTATCCATCAACAACACATAAAACAGGTAAACTTGGAGAGTGTAAAAGTAATTGCAATGAGTGTGTAGGAAtaaaaaactttaaatgGAGTTATACAGGTTCAAGCATTTTATATGAAGATCCTTGGGATGTAATTACTGATGCGATATATAACTATGGGCCAGTAACAGTGAGTGTTTGTTCATTAATGCCTG gatttaatttatattcagGGGGGTATTATGAACCACCAACATGTGGAAGTATTTGGTGTGGAACAAGACAAGTTGATCATGCAGTGACTTTAATAGGATATGGAGTAAGTGAATCGGGGAAAAGGTATTATATAATGAAGAATAGTTGGGGTTTGAGTTGGGGTAATAAGGGTTTTATGAATATAAGTGCTGATATGTGCAGTACATTCTTCAATCCAGGATGGGTAACTTCTGTAAGTATGGACGGTATTTCAGATTATTGTTTAAATAGAGAACCAGATAAGAATGAAATAGCACATGATTTCGTGATTTAA
- a CDS encoding ABC transporter — MDRLEFLYKNINEKQKWGHPKSAGLWSKLTLGWLDKYIQNASTGISHNPSEFPKILESDSTVLWANKLEKEIMKMNSNLNKCDDFNVNVFRAVFNVLRGTLFRILFGKILCEILGMFIADRLKLSLKMVEDFSKLDKNQDEYYNSRRNGISIAILIGFLQVLFVILTTQVGYYICRLTVRIQGSVTHLLYRSVLSRGINRIEIIPDIKDSQREDTTSIYNSILIDTNIVVKVIVSLVDVLIIPFRMILVITMLTRTMGDSVLSRPAMFCIIFISLLITILEICLAFFKWTYLVRRDERMNLMDYTIHNLSSIKILGLESLFYWKINKSRINELKSRKSFIIFQSISSVLYSTANLITQYTLFKTALICSVLYSLEIPPSKIVTSYYVIDMFSQRLADLPLLISTIVEGNNSKIRMESVIRQVIARNLEIQESINRDAEFHNSVKELQNNGSFESNINFNSNSIVDDGSVGEDFTSSSFNININEESGIQKARSVSDNTIVLIKNVELINELFEDRININLFQVERSCLTVIEDHSSERLEIFVQAILGYNDYGCQVGPKISNCTDSIFYIRRISCLPIFWCSHDPWIPSGTIRSIILCGSPMVKNLYKLALFSCDLNADIFSWKEKDLRFVDGKQGLSGGQIARIGLARAVYKYLYNSQFDSEFDHLFILDNCFRSIDVPVAVNIMLRLFTGEEAVLQYANTILIISPILKEILFSKSVGTFSCSIREYKFGNDGITKGFTIFKNNINDMNVSKYFGASNNNSSLTSIESQQSDDEEILRKKKSSPIQCSLNVSESEQHPLNYDYPYPSKTILPGNKLSSKSDCISESDLIKAIQSKEVLPLLEDINEMGSVSNKTYGSYLSSVNKITLLLIFIGVLITVFGGILSQFGLTYFLDLICKTNNQGKDLDIIKGNAPMSVIPYGPSRNIDLRKHVSRFVLDKFKGPLEYILGVQMNMNGQLSLNTNQLIGSFGLMLFIIIMGTFLTYVLEAVACIQACKFFHNNLLYKILINSSIPTLMKISAGQVLNKFSTDVILIDWNTMRSFGRVTWGFVSLVMNICLLIALAPWTLPIFLIMMGLILFKIFLPMISASRNLQRINLIAFSPICSIMSSTLEGSRTIFLLKNSEYFEKTALNILEFMQRIRFLQHTSLIWCNTRIQFFILPISIINSIFPYITPFALSSAENKMPNSIFLFYLKLLSQPITIAWGISKCLSLAENATCLMADYVQLEKEMCSIERINDLMNFITQKDKERNYIHHEEDKIEKNMLLRLKNNSTRKSLFLNRDSDHTNFKKTYHNIFVSLLSANDMSNHRNPVLSISNVFINYEIPDKGNLCTSSILKDISLKAFNGEVVGLIGRTGSGKSSIFSSILKISPVISGTISLLGQPINSIPRHILRNKIGVIPQKMCILPNCTVRDVIDPFNQYSDNEVHSVLKICGIYKYVINTLNGINSQISLQNSHINIHEEDQSKQKSLPLCLRSSRNSSKPPIFVISEIYLRYLYACRIILYSKNYNLILIDEPIIFQDELSKNSSMNEQTIQIIDIISTYCSHSAVITISHDISIIKKCKRIYHLSDGILKEISFVKTHSLS, encoded by the coding sequence ATGGATAGATTGgaatttttatataaaaatattaatgagaAACAAAAGTGGGGTCATCCAAAGAGTGCAGGGCTGTGGAGCAAGCTCACACTGGGATGGCTTGACAAGTATATACAAAATGCATCAACAGGAATAAGTCACAACCCATCTGAATTCCCAAAAATTTTAGAGTCTGATTCGACTGTTCTTTGGGCAAATAAACTTGAAAAGGAAATCATGAAGATGaattctaatttaaataaatgcGATGACTTTAATGTTAACGTATTTAGAGCAGTATTCAACGTTCTAAGAGGTACTTTGTTTAGAATACTTTTTGGTAAGATTTTATGTGAAATACTTGGAATGTTTATTGCCGATAGGCTAAAGTTAAGTTTGAAAATGGTTGAGGATTTTTCTAAACTTGACAAGAACCAGGATGAGTATTATAATTCTAGAAGGAATGGAATATCTATTGCTATTTTAATTGGTTTTCTTCAGGTCTTGTTTGTAATATTGACTACCCAAGTAGGTTATTATATCTGCAGACTTACTGTCCGAATTCAGGGTAGTGTTACTCACCTTTTATACAGGTCGGTGCTTTCAAGAGGCATTAATagaattgaaattattccagatattaaagattctcAAAGAGAAGATACCACAAGTATCTATAATAGTATCTTGATTGATACGAATATTGTAGTCAAAGTGATAGTATCTTTGGTTGATGTGCTTATTATTCCTTTTAGAATGATTCTGGTTATTACTATGTTAACAAGAACAATGGGTGACTCAGTTTTAAGCAGGCCAGCAATGTTTTgtattatcttcatttcACTACTAATTACTATATTGGAAATCTGTTTAGCCTTCTTTAAATGGACTTATCTTGTAAGAAGAGATGAAAGAATGAATCTTATGGACTATACCATTCATAATCTGTCTTCTATCAAAATTCTTGGCCTTGAAAGTTTGTTTTACTGGAAAATCAACAAATCTcgtattaatgaattaaagtCCCGTAAAAGCTTTATCATCTTTCAATCTATTTCATCAGTACTATACTCTACTGCTAATCTAATTACTCAGTATACACTATTCAAGACTGCATTAATTTGTTCGGTTCTTTATAGTCTTGAAATCCCTCCAAGCAAAATTGTTACTTCTTATTACGTGATTGATATGTTTTCTCAAAGACTAGCAGACCTTCCTCTACTCATTTCAACCATTGTCGAAGGTAATAACTCTAAAATTCGTATGGAATCTGTAATTAGACAAGTAATTGCTAGAAACCTAGAAATCCAGGAAAGTATTAATAGGGATGCAGAATTCCATAACTCCGTCAAAGAACTCCAAAACAATGGCTCTTTTGAAAGTAATATCAACTTTAACTCCAATTCTATAGTTGATGATGGTAGTGTTGGAGAGGATTTCACAAGTTCCAGctttaatatcaatattaatgaagaaagtGGTATCCAAAAGGCCAGAAGTGTTTCAGATAATACCATAGTTTTGATCAAGAATGTGGAGCTAATTAACGAACTTTTTGAAGATCGAATAAATATCAACCTTTTCCAAGTTGAAAGGAGTTGTCTAACTGTTATTGAAGACCATTCTTCAGAAAGACTTGAAATTTTTGTGCAAGCAATTCTTGGATACAATGACTATGGATGTCAAGTTGGACCTAAAATCAGCAATTGCACTGATTCTATCTTTTATATTCGAAGAATATCGTGCCTCCCTATATTCTGGTGTTCTCATGATCCTTGGATACCATCTGGAACTATTCGATCAATCATTCTTTGTGGCTCTCCAATGGTCAAAAATCTCTATAAGCTAGCGCTTTTTTCTTGTGACCTTAATGCTGACATATTTTCTTGGAAAGAGAAAGATCTTAGATTTGTTGATGGAAAGCAAGGACTTAGTGGAGGTCAAATTGCAAGAATTGGTCTTGCTAGAGCTGTGTACAAGTATCTCTATAATAGCCAATTTGACTCTGAATTTGACCATCTTTTCATTCTGGATAACTGTTTCAGGTCAATTGACGTTCCTGTTGCAGTCAATATAATGTTAAGACTATTTACAGGTGAAGAAGCAGTACTTCAATATGCCAACACTATCCTAATTATTTCGCCAATTTTAAAGGAAATCCTCTTTTCAAAGTCAGTAGGAACTTTTTCCTGTTCAATTAGAGAGTACAAATTCGGAAATGATGGAATTACTAAAGGATTTAccatattcaaaaataatattaatgatatgAATGTTTCCAAATACTTTGGTGCAAGCAACAATAATAGCAGTTTAACCTCTATTGAAAGCCAGCAAAGTGATGACGAGGAGATTTTaaggaagaagaaaagtTCTCCAATTCAATGTTCTTTAAATGTTTCAGAAAGTGAACAACATCCCTTAAATTATGACTATCCTTATCCCTCAAAAACGATTTTACCTGGCAACAAATTGAGCTCCAAGAGTGACTGTATTTCTGAATCTGACTTGATTAAGGCTATCCAATCTAAAGAAGTCCTACCTCTTTTGGAAGACATTAATGAAATGGGTTCTGTTAGTAATAAAACCTATGGTTCGTACCTATCAAGTGTGAACAAAATCactctattattaatattcattgGAGTATTAATCACAGTTTTTGGAGGCATTTTAAGTCAGTTTGGTCTTACATATTTCTTAGATCTTATTTGTAAGACTAATAACCAGGGTAAGGATCTTGATATCATTAAAGGAAATGCTCCCATGAGTGTAATACCATATGGACCCTCTAGAAACATTGATTTAAGAAAACATGTTTCTAGATTCGTCCTAGATAAGTTCAAAGGTCCATTGGAATATATTCTAGGAGTTCAAATGAATATGAATGGTCAATTAAGCCTGAACACAAATCAACTTATTGGATCTTTTGGCTTAatgttatttattattattatggGTACCTTCCTTACATATGTACTTGAAGCTGTAGCTTGCATTCAAGCATGCAAATTCTTCCATAATAACTTATTAtacaaaattttaattaattcatctATTCCAAcattgatgaaaatatctGCTGGACAAGTTCTCAATAAGTTCTCAACTGATGTTATACTAATTGACTGGAACACCATGAGAAGTTTTGGAAGAGTTACATGGGGTTTTGTATCTCTTGTGATGAACATATGCTTATTAATAGCACTGGCTCCTTGGACATTACCAATTTTCCTAATAATGATGGGACTAATTctattcaaaatcttccTTCCCATGATTTCAGCCAGTAGAAATTTACAAAGAATTAACTTGATAGCATTTTCTCCAATTTGTTCAATTATGTCATCTACTTTAGAGGGATCAAGAACCATTTTTCTACTTAAGAATAGCGAATACTTTGAAAAAACAGCTCTCAATATACTTGAATTCATGCAGAGAATCCGATTTTTACAGCATACATCATTAATTTGGTGTAATACAAGAATCCAATTCTTCATTCTTCCTATTTCAATCAtcaattcaatatttccaTATATTACTCCATTTGCGTTAAGCTCCGCTGAAAATAAGATGCCTAACTCAATTTTCctcttttatttaaagcTACTTTCTCAGCCAATTACTATTGCTTGGGGAATATCTAAATGTTTATCTTTAGCAGAGAATGCGACTTGCTTAATGGCAGATTATGTCCAGCTTGAAAAAGAGATGTGTAGTATTGAGAGGATTAATGACTTAATGAACTTCATTACTcaaaaagataaagaaCGCAATTACATACATCATGAAGAAGACAAAATTGAGAAGAATATGCTTCTTAGACTTAAAAACAATTCTACACGTAAATCTCTTTTCTTAAATAGAGATTCAGATCACACCAACTTCAAGAAGACTTACCATAACATTTTCGTCTCACTTCTTTCGGCTAATGATATGTCTAACCATAGAAATCCAGTTCTATCCATTTCAAATGTATTCATTAACTATGAAATTCCTGATAAGGGAAATTTATGTACGAGTTCAATTCTCAAGGATATTTCTTTGAAAGCATTCAATGGAGAAGTTGTTGGATTAATTGGAAGAACAGGGTCTGGAAAATCTTCTATTTTTAGCTCAATTCTGAAAATATCTCCAGTTATCTCAGGAACAATATCTCTGCTTGGCCAGCCAATTAACTCTATTCCAAGACATATTcttagaaataaaattggAGTAATTCCTCAAAAAATGTGTATTTTACCAAATTGTACCGTCAGGGATGTAATTGACCCATTCAACCAATACAGTGATAATGAAGTTCATAGTGTACTTAAGATTTGTGGAATTTATAAGTACGTAATTAATACATTAAATGGAATAAATTCACAGATTTCTCTTCAGAACAGTCATATTAATATCCATGAGGAAGATCAGTCAAAACAGAAATCTTTACCACTTTGTCTAAGAAGTTCCAGAAATTCCAGTAAACCTccaatatttgtaatttctgaaatttATCTTAGGTACCTTTACGCATGCAGAATAATACTTTATTCTAAAAACTACAATCTGATTCTGATAGACGAACCGATCATTTTCCAAGATGAACTTTCAAAAAACTCATCAATGAATGAGCAAACGATACAAATCATTGATATTATCTCAACTTATTGTTCTCACTCTGCTGTGATTACTATTTCCCACGACATCAGCATAATCAAAAAGTGCAAAAGAATTTATCATCTTTCGGACGGTATTCtaaaagaaatatcttTTGTTAAAACTCACTCTCTAAGTTGA